A part of Salvelinus alpinus chromosome 23, SLU_Salpinus.1, whole genome shotgun sequence genomic DNA contains:
- the LOC139550275 gene encoding G-protein-signaling modulator 2-like isoform X3 has translation MEASCLELALEGERLCKVDDYSAGVSFFEAAIQVGTEDLQVLSAIYSQLGNAYFHLHDYGKALEFHHHDLTLTRTIRDQQGEAKASGNLGNTLKVLGRFDEALVCCQRHLDIAVDLHDKVGQARALYNFGNVYHAKGKAICWSGAEPGEFPEEVMTALRKAAEYYEANLSIVKELGDCAAQGRTYGNLGNTHYLLGDFRNAVASHEQRLQIAKEFGDRSAERRAYCNLGNAYIFLGEFEVAAEHYKRTLQLARLLKDRAVEAQACYSLGNTYTLLQDYDRAIDYHLKHLIIAQDLNDRIGEGRACWSLGNAHTALGNHDQAMHFAEKHLEISKETGDRSGELTARMNVSDLQMVLGLSYRTNDSTLSENPIKDIDYKLHGARPRMGRRHSMENLELMKLTPDKINAQKWTSDILTKQSKPTLAKSSSKMFFVSRLRSKKHKAGGSSKVLQDTSNTSQTPAQGPQKIIIKYLILTQRASPDMLGDEGFFDLLSRFQSNRMDDQRCSIQDKSSSDSPARAMRKSVSESAAVTGLGSGSGSQGCRLEDGGGAGGSLPVLRVHQNKSQAVLSHLMANADDAEPDDDFFNMLVKCQGSRLDDQRCAPPPARGPTVPDEDFFSLIMRSQAKRMDEQRVTLPSAARPCSN, from the exons ATGGAGGCGTCTTGTCTGGAGCTGGCCCTGGAGGGGGAGCGGCTCTGTAAGGTGGACGACTACAGCGCAGGGGTGTCCTTCTTCGAGGCGGCCATCCAGGTTGGCACTGAGGACCTGCAGGTGCTGAGTGCCATCTATAGCCAGCTGGGCAACGCCTACTTCCACCTGCATGATTACGGCAAGGCCTTGGAGTTCCACCATCATGACCTCACCTTGACCAG GACCATCAGGGACCAGCAGGGAGAAGCGAAAGCCAGTGGTAATCTAGGCAACACGCTAAAGGTGTTGGGTAGATTTGATGAGGCTTTGGTCTGCTGTCAGAGGCACTTAGACATCGCTGTGGACCTGCACGACAAG GTGGGGCAGGCGAGGGCGCTGTATAACTTTGGGAACGTGTATCATGCCAAAGGCAAGGCCATCTGTTGGAGTGGAGCGGAGCCCGGAGAGTTCCCTGAGGAGGTCATGACTGCACTTAGGAAAGCAGCGGAATACTATGA AGCAAACTTATCCATAGTGAAGGAGCTTGGAGATTGTGCCGCCCAGGGCCGAACATACGGTAACCTTGGCAACACACACTACCTGTTAGGAGACTTCCGGAATGCAGTGGCCTCACATGAACAG CGCCTCCAGATTGCCAAGGAGTTTGGCGACCGCTCGGCGGAGAGAAGGGCCTACTGCAACCTGGGGAACGCCTATATCTTTCTGGGGGAATTTGAAGTGGCAGCCGAGCATTACAA GAGGACTCTGCAGCTGGCCAGACtgctgaaggaccgggctgtagAGGCTCAGGCCTGTTACAGTCTGGGAAACACCTACACATTGCTCCAGGACTACGATAGGGCCATAGACTACCACCTCAAACACCTCATCATCGCACAGGACCTCAACGACAGGATCGGTGAGGGCCGGGCGTGTTGGAGTTTAGGGAACGCTCACACAGCCCTGGGGAACCATGACCAAGCCATGCACTTTGCTGAGAAACACCTGGAGATCTCCAAAGAG ACTGGGGACCGGAGTGGAGAGCTCACAGCCCGTATGAACGTGTCAGACCTGCagatggtcctggggctgagCTATAGAACCAACGACTCCACCCTGTCTGAGAACCCCATCAAGGACATCGACTACAAGCTGCACGGGGCCAGGCCCAGGATGGGCAGACGGCACAGCATGGAAAACCTGGAGCTTATGAAACTCACCCCAGACAAGATCAAC GCTCAGAAGTGGACCAGTGACATCCTGACCAAGCAGTCTAAACCCACCCTGGCTAAGAGCTCCTCTAAGATGTTCTTCGTCAGCCGTCTGCGGAGCAAGAAGCACAAGGCTGGGGGCTCCAGTAAAGTCCTGCAGGACACCAGTAACACCTCACAGACCCCCGCACAGGGACCACAGAAG ATCATAATAAAGTATTTAATTCTCACTCAGAGGGCCAGTCCAGACATGCTCGGGGACGAGGGCTTCTTTGACCTGCTGAGTCGTTTCCAGAGCAACAGGATGGACGACCAGCGCTGTTCCATACAGGACAAGAGCTCCTCTGACTCTCCAGCCAGAGCCATGAGGAAAT ctgtGTCAGAGTCAGCGGCTGTAACAGGCCTGGGTTCTGGGTCTGGTTCCCAGGGTTGCCGGTTAGAGGACGGTGGAGGTGCTGGGGGTAGTTTGCCCGTCCTTCGGGTCCACCAGAACAAAAGCCAGGCTGTCCTCAGCCACCTGATGGCCAATGCAGATGACGCTGAGCCTGACGATGACTTCTTCAACATGCTCGTCAAGTGCCAG GGTTCCCGTCTGGATGACCAGCGCTGCGCCCCTCCCCCGGCACGTGGCCCCACTGTCCCAGACGAGGACTTCTTCAGCCTCATCATGAGGTCCCAGGCCAAACGCATGGACGAGCAGCGGGTCACCCTGCCCTCTGCAGCACGGCCATGCTCCAACTGA
- the LOC139550275 gene encoding G-protein-signaling modulator 2-like isoform X1, with protein sequence MDSVGSLVSIQDEDQSYRVRYRMEASCLELALEGERLCKVDDYSAGVSFFEAAIQVGTEDLQVLSAIYSQLGNAYFHLHDYGKALEFHHHDLTLTRTIRDQQGEAKASGNLGNTLKVLGRFDEALVCCQRHLDIAVDLHDKVGQARALYNFGNVYHAKGKAICWSGAEPGEFPEEVMTALRKAAEYYEANLSIVKELGDCAAQGRTYGNLGNTHYLLGDFRNAVASHEQRLQIAKEFGDRSAERRAYCNLGNAYIFLGEFEVAAEHYKRTLQLARLLKDRAVEAQACYSLGNTYTLLQDYDRAIDYHLKHLIIAQDLNDRIGEGRACWSLGNAHTALGNHDQAMHFAEKHLEISKETGDRSGELTARMNVSDLQMVLGLSYRTNDSTLSENPIKDIDYKLHGARPRMGRRHSMENLELMKLTPDKINAQKWTSDILTKQSKPTLAKSSSKMFFVSRLRSKKHKAGGSSKVLQDTSNTSQTPAQGPQKIIIKYLILTQRASPDMLGDEGFFDLLSRFQSNRMDDQRCSIQDKSSSDSPARAMRKSVSESAAVTGLGSGSGSQGCRLEDGGGAGGSLPVLRVHQNKSQAVLSHLMANADDAEPDDDFFNMLVKCQGSRLDDQRCAPPPARGPTVPDEDFFSLIMRSQAKRMDEQRVTLPSAARPCSN encoded by the exons GATGGAGGCGTCTTGTCTGGAGCTGGCCCTGGAGGGGGAGCGGCTCTGTAAGGTGGACGACTACAGCGCAGGGGTGTCCTTCTTCGAGGCGGCCATCCAGGTTGGCACTGAGGACCTGCAGGTGCTGAGTGCCATCTATAGCCAGCTGGGCAACGCCTACTTCCACCTGCATGATTACGGCAAGGCCTTGGAGTTCCACCATCATGACCTCACCTTGACCAG GACCATCAGGGACCAGCAGGGAGAAGCGAAAGCCAGTGGTAATCTAGGCAACACGCTAAAGGTGTTGGGTAGATTTGATGAGGCTTTGGTCTGCTGTCAGAGGCACTTAGACATCGCTGTGGACCTGCACGACAAG GTGGGGCAGGCGAGGGCGCTGTATAACTTTGGGAACGTGTATCATGCCAAAGGCAAGGCCATCTGTTGGAGTGGAGCGGAGCCCGGAGAGTTCCCTGAGGAGGTCATGACTGCACTTAGGAAAGCAGCGGAATACTATGA AGCAAACTTATCCATAGTGAAGGAGCTTGGAGATTGTGCCGCCCAGGGCCGAACATACGGTAACCTTGGCAACACACACTACCTGTTAGGAGACTTCCGGAATGCAGTGGCCTCACATGAACAG CGCCTCCAGATTGCCAAGGAGTTTGGCGACCGCTCGGCGGAGAGAAGGGCCTACTGCAACCTGGGGAACGCCTATATCTTTCTGGGGGAATTTGAAGTGGCAGCCGAGCATTACAA GAGGACTCTGCAGCTGGCCAGACtgctgaaggaccgggctgtagAGGCTCAGGCCTGTTACAGTCTGGGAAACACCTACACATTGCTCCAGGACTACGATAGGGCCATAGACTACCACCTCAAACACCTCATCATCGCACAGGACCTCAACGACAGGATCGGTGAGGGCCGGGCGTGTTGGAGTTTAGGGAACGCTCACACAGCCCTGGGGAACCATGACCAAGCCATGCACTTTGCTGAGAAACACCTGGAGATCTCCAAAGAG ACTGGGGACCGGAGTGGAGAGCTCACAGCCCGTATGAACGTGTCAGACCTGCagatggtcctggggctgagCTATAGAACCAACGACTCCACCCTGTCTGAGAACCCCATCAAGGACATCGACTACAAGCTGCACGGGGCCAGGCCCAGGATGGGCAGACGGCACAGCATGGAAAACCTGGAGCTTATGAAACTCACCCCAGACAAGATCAAC GCTCAGAAGTGGACCAGTGACATCCTGACCAAGCAGTCTAAACCCACCCTGGCTAAGAGCTCCTCTAAGATGTTCTTCGTCAGCCGTCTGCGGAGCAAGAAGCACAAGGCTGGGGGCTCCAGTAAAGTCCTGCAGGACACCAGTAACACCTCACAGACCCCCGCACAGGGACCACAGAAG ATCATAATAAAGTATTTAATTCTCACTCAGAGGGCCAGTCCAGACATGCTCGGGGACGAGGGCTTCTTTGACCTGCTGAGTCGTTTCCAGAGCAACAGGATGGACGACCAGCGCTGTTCCATACAGGACAAGAGCTCCTCTGACTCTCCAGCCAGAGCCATGAGGAAAT ctgtGTCAGAGTCAGCGGCTGTAACAGGCCTGGGTTCTGGGTCTGGTTCCCAGGGTTGCCGGTTAGAGGACGGTGGAGGTGCTGGGGGTAGTTTGCCCGTCCTTCGGGTCCACCAGAACAAAAGCCAGGCTGTCCTCAGCCACCTGATGGCCAATGCAGATGACGCTGAGCCTGACGATGACTTCTTCAACATGCTCGTCAAGTGCCAG GGTTCCCGTCTGGATGACCAGCGCTGCGCCCCTCCCCCGGCACGTGGCCCCACTGTCCCAGACGAGGACTTCTTCAGCCTCATCATGAGGTCCCAGGCCAAACGCATGGACGAGCAGCGGGTCACCCTGCCCTCTGCAGCACGGCCATGCTCCAACTGA
- the LOC139550275 gene encoding G-protein-signaling modulator 2-like isoform X4 yields the protein MEASCLELALEGERLCKVDDYSAGVSFFEAAIQVGTEDLQVLSAIYSQLGNAYFHLHDYGKALEFHHHDLTLTRTIRDQQGEAKASGNLGNTLKVLGRFDEALVCCQRHLDIAVDLHDKVGQARALYNFGNVYHAKGKAICWSGAEPGEFPEEVMTALRKAAEYYEANLSIVKELGDCAAQGRTYGNLGNTHYLLGDFRNAVASHEQRLQIAKEFGDRSAERRAYCNLGNAYIFLGEFEVAAEHYKRTLQLARLLKDRAVEAQACYSLGNTYTLLQDYDRAIDYHLKHLIIAQDLNDRIGEGRACWSLGNAHTALGNHDQAMHFAEKHLEISKETGDRSGELTARMNVSDLQMVLGLSYRTNDSTLSENPIKDIDYKLHGARPRMGRRHSMENLELMKLTPDKINAQKWTSDILTKQSKPTLAKSSSKMFFVSRLRSKKHKAGGSSKVLQDTSNTSQTPAQGPQKRASPDMLGDEGFFDLLSRFQSNRMDDQRCSIQDKSSSDSPARAMRKSVSESAAVTGLGSGSGSQGCRLEDGGGAGGSLPVLRVHQNKSQAVLSHLMANADDAEPDDDFFNMLVKCQGSRLDDQRCAPPPARGPTVPDEDFFSLIMRSQAKRMDEQRVTLPSAARPCSN from the exons ATGGAGGCGTCTTGTCTGGAGCTGGCCCTGGAGGGGGAGCGGCTCTGTAAGGTGGACGACTACAGCGCAGGGGTGTCCTTCTTCGAGGCGGCCATCCAGGTTGGCACTGAGGACCTGCAGGTGCTGAGTGCCATCTATAGCCAGCTGGGCAACGCCTACTTCCACCTGCATGATTACGGCAAGGCCTTGGAGTTCCACCATCATGACCTCACCTTGACCAG GACCATCAGGGACCAGCAGGGAGAAGCGAAAGCCAGTGGTAATCTAGGCAACACGCTAAAGGTGTTGGGTAGATTTGATGAGGCTTTGGTCTGCTGTCAGAGGCACTTAGACATCGCTGTGGACCTGCACGACAAG GTGGGGCAGGCGAGGGCGCTGTATAACTTTGGGAACGTGTATCATGCCAAAGGCAAGGCCATCTGTTGGAGTGGAGCGGAGCCCGGAGAGTTCCCTGAGGAGGTCATGACTGCACTTAGGAAAGCAGCGGAATACTATGA AGCAAACTTATCCATAGTGAAGGAGCTTGGAGATTGTGCCGCCCAGGGCCGAACATACGGTAACCTTGGCAACACACACTACCTGTTAGGAGACTTCCGGAATGCAGTGGCCTCACATGAACAG CGCCTCCAGATTGCCAAGGAGTTTGGCGACCGCTCGGCGGAGAGAAGGGCCTACTGCAACCTGGGGAACGCCTATATCTTTCTGGGGGAATTTGAAGTGGCAGCCGAGCATTACAA GAGGACTCTGCAGCTGGCCAGACtgctgaaggaccgggctgtagAGGCTCAGGCCTGTTACAGTCTGGGAAACACCTACACATTGCTCCAGGACTACGATAGGGCCATAGACTACCACCTCAAACACCTCATCATCGCACAGGACCTCAACGACAGGATCGGTGAGGGCCGGGCGTGTTGGAGTTTAGGGAACGCTCACACAGCCCTGGGGAACCATGACCAAGCCATGCACTTTGCTGAGAAACACCTGGAGATCTCCAAAGAG ACTGGGGACCGGAGTGGAGAGCTCACAGCCCGTATGAACGTGTCAGACCTGCagatggtcctggggctgagCTATAGAACCAACGACTCCACCCTGTCTGAGAACCCCATCAAGGACATCGACTACAAGCTGCACGGGGCCAGGCCCAGGATGGGCAGACGGCACAGCATGGAAAACCTGGAGCTTATGAAACTCACCCCAGACAAGATCAAC GCTCAGAAGTGGACCAGTGACATCCTGACCAAGCAGTCTAAACCCACCCTGGCTAAGAGCTCCTCTAAGATGTTCTTCGTCAGCCGTCTGCGGAGCAAGAAGCACAAGGCTGGGGGCTCCAGTAAAGTCCTGCAGGACACCAGTAACACCTCACAGACCCCCGCACAGGGACCACAGAAG AGGGCCAGTCCAGACATGCTCGGGGACGAGGGCTTCTTTGACCTGCTGAGTCGTTTCCAGAGCAACAGGATGGACGACCAGCGCTGTTCCATACAGGACAAGAGCTCCTCTGACTCTCCAGCCAGAGCCATGAGGAAAT ctgtGTCAGAGTCAGCGGCTGTAACAGGCCTGGGTTCTGGGTCTGGTTCCCAGGGTTGCCGGTTAGAGGACGGTGGAGGTGCTGGGGGTAGTTTGCCCGTCCTTCGGGTCCACCAGAACAAAAGCCAGGCTGTCCTCAGCCACCTGATGGCCAATGCAGATGACGCTGAGCCTGACGATGACTTCTTCAACATGCTCGTCAAGTGCCAG GGTTCCCGTCTGGATGACCAGCGCTGCGCCCCTCCCCCGGCACGTGGCCCCACTGTCCCAGACGAGGACTTCTTCAGCCTCATCATGAGGTCCCAGGCCAAACGCATGGACGAGCAGCGGGTCACCCTGCCCTCTGCAGCACGGCCATGCTCCAACTGA
- the LOC139550275 gene encoding G-protein-signaling modulator 2-like isoform X2, translating to MDSVGSLVSIQDEDQSYRVRYRMEASCLELALEGERLCKVDDYSAGVSFFEAAIQVGTEDLQVLSAIYSQLGNAYFHLHDYGKALEFHHHDLTLTRTIRDQQGEAKASGNLGNTLKVLGRFDEALVCCQRHLDIAVDLHDKVGQARALYNFGNVYHAKGKAICWSGAEPGEFPEEVMTALRKAAEYYEANLSIVKELGDCAAQGRTYGNLGNTHYLLGDFRNAVASHEQRLQIAKEFGDRSAERRAYCNLGNAYIFLGEFEVAAEHYKRTLQLARLLKDRAVEAQACYSLGNTYTLLQDYDRAIDYHLKHLIIAQDLNDRIGEGRACWSLGNAHTALGNHDQAMHFAEKHLEISKETGDRSGELTARMNVSDLQMVLGLSYRTNDSTLSENPIKDIDYKLHGARPRMGRRHSMENLELMKLTPDKINAQKWTSDILTKQSKPTLAKSSSKMFFVSRLRSKKHKAGGSSKVLQDTSNTSQTPAQGPQKRASPDMLGDEGFFDLLSRFQSNRMDDQRCSIQDKSSSDSPARAMRKSVSESAAVTGLGSGSGSQGCRLEDGGGAGGSLPVLRVHQNKSQAVLSHLMANADDAEPDDDFFNMLVKCQGSRLDDQRCAPPPARGPTVPDEDFFSLIMRSQAKRMDEQRVTLPSAARPCSN from the exons GATGGAGGCGTCTTGTCTGGAGCTGGCCCTGGAGGGGGAGCGGCTCTGTAAGGTGGACGACTACAGCGCAGGGGTGTCCTTCTTCGAGGCGGCCATCCAGGTTGGCACTGAGGACCTGCAGGTGCTGAGTGCCATCTATAGCCAGCTGGGCAACGCCTACTTCCACCTGCATGATTACGGCAAGGCCTTGGAGTTCCACCATCATGACCTCACCTTGACCAG GACCATCAGGGACCAGCAGGGAGAAGCGAAAGCCAGTGGTAATCTAGGCAACACGCTAAAGGTGTTGGGTAGATTTGATGAGGCTTTGGTCTGCTGTCAGAGGCACTTAGACATCGCTGTGGACCTGCACGACAAG GTGGGGCAGGCGAGGGCGCTGTATAACTTTGGGAACGTGTATCATGCCAAAGGCAAGGCCATCTGTTGGAGTGGAGCGGAGCCCGGAGAGTTCCCTGAGGAGGTCATGACTGCACTTAGGAAAGCAGCGGAATACTATGA AGCAAACTTATCCATAGTGAAGGAGCTTGGAGATTGTGCCGCCCAGGGCCGAACATACGGTAACCTTGGCAACACACACTACCTGTTAGGAGACTTCCGGAATGCAGTGGCCTCACATGAACAG CGCCTCCAGATTGCCAAGGAGTTTGGCGACCGCTCGGCGGAGAGAAGGGCCTACTGCAACCTGGGGAACGCCTATATCTTTCTGGGGGAATTTGAAGTGGCAGCCGAGCATTACAA GAGGACTCTGCAGCTGGCCAGACtgctgaaggaccgggctgtagAGGCTCAGGCCTGTTACAGTCTGGGAAACACCTACACATTGCTCCAGGACTACGATAGGGCCATAGACTACCACCTCAAACACCTCATCATCGCACAGGACCTCAACGACAGGATCGGTGAGGGCCGGGCGTGTTGGAGTTTAGGGAACGCTCACACAGCCCTGGGGAACCATGACCAAGCCATGCACTTTGCTGAGAAACACCTGGAGATCTCCAAAGAG ACTGGGGACCGGAGTGGAGAGCTCACAGCCCGTATGAACGTGTCAGACCTGCagatggtcctggggctgagCTATAGAACCAACGACTCCACCCTGTCTGAGAACCCCATCAAGGACATCGACTACAAGCTGCACGGGGCCAGGCCCAGGATGGGCAGACGGCACAGCATGGAAAACCTGGAGCTTATGAAACTCACCCCAGACAAGATCAAC GCTCAGAAGTGGACCAGTGACATCCTGACCAAGCAGTCTAAACCCACCCTGGCTAAGAGCTCCTCTAAGATGTTCTTCGTCAGCCGTCTGCGGAGCAAGAAGCACAAGGCTGGGGGCTCCAGTAAAGTCCTGCAGGACACCAGTAACACCTCACAGACCCCCGCACAGGGACCACAGAAG AGGGCCAGTCCAGACATGCTCGGGGACGAGGGCTTCTTTGACCTGCTGAGTCGTTTCCAGAGCAACAGGATGGACGACCAGCGCTGTTCCATACAGGACAAGAGCTCCTCTGACTCTCCAGCCAGAGCCATGAGGAAAT ctgtGTCAGAGTCAGCGGCTGTAACAGGCCTGGGTTCTGGGTCTGGTTCCCAGGGTTGCCGGTTAGAGGACGGTGGAGGTGCTGGGGGTAGTTTGCCCGTCCTTCGGGTCCACCAGAACAAAAGCCAGGCTGTCCTCAGCCACCTGATGGCCAATGCAGATGACGCTGAGCCTGACGATGACTTCTTCAACATGCTCGTCAAGTGCCAG GGTTCCCGTCTGGATGACCAGCGCTGCGCCCCTCCCCCGGCACGTGGCCCCACTGTCCCAGACGAGGACTTCTTCAGCCTCATCATGAGGTCCCAGGCCAAACGCATGGACGAGCAGCGGGTCACCCTGCCCTCTGCAGCACGGCCATGCTCCAACTGA